The following proteins are co-located in the Silene latifolia isolate original U9 population chromosome 1, ASM4854445v1, whole genome shotgun sequence genome:
- the LOC141647107 gene encoding uncharacterized protein LOC141647107, producing the protein MSGKCLSEDGRQEVAIYMLQQSEEGKLSRGAFKEAAVRFGVKERTISDIWKLAKTPRIVGQKLDVKSKRIGNKNRKRILPNLEQIKALEWEKRDTMVRVSENTGVSVGTVHSWFCAGLLKPHSNSLHPQLTDANKVHRMKHVLKCLLVEQVVQEIIDLNVMPMTKIKFAEMSNVIHMDEKWFYISYDGHKFYVVEGEELPYRSCQSKRYITKVMFMCAVSRPIYSETGELLFDGKIDMFPFTKQQPAERASRNRPRGTLETKPIDSITKQVTRQCIIEQVIPAIKSKWPEGASKHIFIQQDNARPHIKNNYPEFMAVANTDGFNIELVFQPPNSPDLNVNDLGFF; encoded by the coding sequence ATGTCGGGCAAGTGTCTTTCAGAAGATGGTAGGCAGGAAGTGGCCATTTACATGCTCCAGCAGTCAGAAGAAGGGAAACTCAGTCGTGGTGCATTCAAGGAAGCAGCTGTGAGGTTTGGAGTCAAGGAAAGAACAATTTCTGATATATGGAAACTTGCAAAAACACCAAGAATAGTTGGTCAAAAGTTAGATGTAAAAAGCAAAAGAATTGGCAACAAGAATAGGAAACGTATACTACCTAACCTAGAGCAAATAAAAGCACTAGAATGGGAAAAAAGAGACACCATGGTAAGGGTCTCAGAAAACACTGGAGTTTCAGTAGGAACAGTCCACTCATGGTTTTGTGCAGGTTTACTAAAACCACACTCAAACTCACTACATCCTCAACTCACTGATGCAAATAAGGTCCATAGAATGAAGCATGTTTTGAAGTGCTTACTAGTTGAACAAGTCGTGCAAGAAATTATAGATTTAAATGTAATGCCAATGACAAAGATCAAATTTGCAGAGATGAGCAATGTAATACACATGGATGAGAAGTGGTTTTACATTAGTTATGATGGTCACAAGTTTTATGTGGTTGAAGGGGAAGAATTGCCATATAGGAGTTGTCAATCAAAGAGGTATATCACAAAAGTCATGTTTATGTGTGCAGTTAGTAGGCCAATTTATTCAGAAACTGGAGAGTTACTCTTTGATGGGAAAATTGACATGTTTCCTTTCACTAAACAACAACCAGCAGAAAGAGCAAGTAGAAATAGACCAAGGGGAACATTGGAGACAAAGCCAATTGACTCAATCACAAAACAAGTTACAAGGCAATGCATTATTGAACAAGTGATTCCAGCAATCAAGAGTAAATGGCCTGAAGGAGCAAGTAAGCATATATTCATACAACAAGATAATGCTAGGCCTCATATAAAGAACAATTACCCAGAATTTATGGCTGTTGCAAACACAGATGGGTTCAACATTGAGTTAGTTTTCCAACCTCCAAATTCACCAGATTTAAATGTTAATGACCTTGGTTTTTTTTAG
- the LOC141605700 gene encoding LOB domain-containing protein 12-like → MGGNGTSPCASCKLLRRRCAKDCTFAPYFPSDDPHKFAIVHKVFGASNVSKMLQELSVQQRADAVSSLVYEANARMRDPVYGCVGAISFLQNQVSQLQMQLAVAQAEILCIQMQQQESSNITATTTTTTATQNSFDSDDKSVLHLQNNMSPHHQYQYLNFQSSTDHHVIQDSFKRESFFGHDMVSS, encoded by the exons ATGGGTGGCAATGGAACCTCACCTTGTGCTTCTTGCAAGTTGCTCCGTCGTCGATGTGCAAAGGATTGCACTTTTGCTCCTTACTTTCCTTCTGATGATCCTCACAAGTTTGCCATTGTTCACAAAGTATTTGGTGCCAGCAATGTCAGCAAAATGTTACAG GAGCTATCAGTACAGCAGAGAGCAGATGCAGTGAGCAGCCTAGTGTATGAAGCAAATGCAAGAATGAGAGATCCAGTGTATGGCTGCGTTGGAGCAATTTCATTCCTTCAAAACCAAGTTTCCCAGCTACAAATGCAACTAGCGGTGGCTCAAGCTGAAATATTATGCATTCAAATGCAGCAGCAAGAATCAAGCAACatcacagcaacaacaacaacgacgacAGCAACTCAAAACAGCTTTGATTCAGATGACAAGTCTGTTCTCCACCTCCAAAACAATATGTCTCCCCACCACCAGTACCAGTACCTCAACTTTCAATCTTCTACTGATCATCATGTGATTCAAGACTCTTTTAAAAGAGAGTCTTTCTTTGGACATGACATGGTTTCTTCTTAA